One Devosia lacusdianchii genomic window carries:
- a CDS encoding YbjN domain-containing protein — protein sequence MKLTTMIAGGALALALTAPAQAQTLLTGADTDEILNAARGYGAATLSTQSNGDPQINGKINGISYQVYFRNCTNNTDCEDLNFYVGFLDLKPTLEVINDWNFNKRFSRAYLDQDQDACVEMDLDMVKGVTAEYLDSQFGLWSMVVDQYSEHVGYGL from the coding sequence ATGAAGCTCACTACGATGATTGCCGGTGGAGCTTTAGCTCTGGCCCTGACGGCACCCGCCCAGGCACAGACCTTGTTGACCGGCGCCGACACCGACGAGATTCTCAACGCCGCCCGCGGCTATGGTGCGGCGACCCTTTCAACGCAGAGCAATGGTGATCCGCAGATCAATGGCAAGATCAACGGCATCAGCTACCAGGTCTATTTCCGCAACTGCACCAACAACACCGACTGCGAAGACCTGAACTTCTATGTGGGTTTCCTGGACCTCAAGCCCACACTCGAGGTCATCAACGACTGGAATTTCAATAAGCGCTTCAGCCGCGCCTATCTCGACCAGGACCAGGATGCCTGCGTGGAAATGGACCTCGACATGGTCAAGGGCGTCACAGCCGAGTATCTCGATTCCCAGTTCGGGCTTTGGAGCATGGTCGTCGATCAGTACTCAGAACATGTCGGCTACGGTTTGTGA
- a CDS encoding esterase-like activity of phytase family protein: MTKTTLLAALAVTMLSPASYAQPVQFDATLKAHAQLPAQTFVPAPADAPYGLSMSGRFTSGKRVETPYGWANPASGIAMPFPGQPVQGMSGVRSLGDDRFVFLTDNGFGAKANSSDAMLIFNFMKMDWATGKVALERTVFLRDPNRVVPFPVVTEHSETRYLTGADFDPESIQPVGDHFWIGDEFGPWLIEVDAHGVVLQVVATNPSGVDYKTPDNQFVATPAAGVAVTGVNTGRSGGYEGMAQSMDGTTLYPLLEKAFYDEAAGALELIDGKPVIRMLEFNVADATWSDKVRYYPLDDAGNAIGDFNIIEGTRGLVIERDNNEGDDGREKAAAFKRIYLIDLERVDESGVLEKIAYIDLMAIKDPGGIAPRGTVDGVFTFPFVTIEDVDRVDETTIVVANDNNYPGSTGREAGRADDNEYILLEVADFLKAE, encoded by the coding sequence ATGACCAAGACGACGCTGCTTGCCGCGCTAGCTGTGACGATGCTGTCCCCAGCCTCTTATGCCCAGCCCGTTCAGTTCGATGCCACTCTCAAGGCGCATGCCCAGTTGCCTGCCCAGACCTTCGTGCCGGCCCCCGCTGATGCGCCCTATGGCCTGTCGATGTCAGGGCGCTTTACCTCTGGCAAGCGCGTGGAGACGCCGTATGGCTGGGCCAATCCTGCCTCCGGCATTGCCATGCCGTTCCCCGGTCAGCCCGTACAGGGCATGTCCGGTGTTCGTTCGCTGGGCGATGACCGTTTCGTTTTTCTCACCGACAACGGCTTTGGCGCCAAGGCCAACTCGTCTGACGCCATGCTTATCTTCAATTTCATGAAGATGGACTGGGCCACGGGCAAGGTTGCGCTTGAGCGGACTGTGTTCCTCAGGGATCCGAACCGCGTCGTCCCATTCCCTGTTGTCACCGAACACAGCGAAACCCGCTATCTCACCGGCGCTGATTTCGATCCGGAATCGATCCAGCCCGTTGGCGATCACTTCTGGATCGGCGACGAGTTCGGCCCCTGGTTAATCGAAGTCGATGCGCATGGTGTGGTGCTTCAGGTGGTCGCCACCAATCCGAGCGGCGTCGATTACAAGACCCCAGACAACCAGTTCGTCGCCACGCCTGCTGCAGGTGTTGCGGTGACGGGGGTGAATACCGGTCGCTCGGGTGGATATGAAGGCATGGCCCAATCCATGGACGGCACCACGCTCTATCCACTGCTCGAAAAGGCCTTCTATGACGAGGCAGCAGGTGCTCTCGAGCTTATCGATGGCAAGCCGGTCATTCGTATGCTGGAGTTCAACGTTGCCGATGCGACGTGGTCGGACAAGGTTCGCTACTATCCGCTCGACGATGCCGGCAATGCCATCGGCGATTTCAACATCATCGAGGGCACCCGTGGGCTGGTGATCGAGCGCGATAACAATGAAGGCGATGACGGTCGCGAGAAGGCGGCTGCGTTCAAGCGCATCTACCTCATCGACCTGGAGCGCGTCGACGAAAGCGGCGTTCTGGAGAAGATCGCCTATATCGATCTGATGGCGATCAAGGATCCGGGCGGGATTGCGCCGCGCGGCACTGTGGACGGCGTGTTCACCTTCCCCTTCGTCACGATCGAGGATGTGGATCGTGTCGATGAAACCACTATCGTGGTCGCCAACGACAACAACTATCCCGGCTCCACCGGCCGTGAGGCAGGGCGTGCCGATGACAACGAGTACATCCTGCTTGAAGTCGCGGACTTCCTAAAGGCCGAGTAG
- the rpoC gene encoding DNA-directed RNA polymerase subunit beta', which translates to MNHHSHVMDPFNPAVPVQTFDQMKISIASPEKILSWSYGEIKKPETINYRTFKPERDGLFCARIFGPVKDYECLCGKYKRMKFKGVICEKCGVEVTLSRVRRERMGHIELAAPVAHIWFLKSLPSRIALLLDMTLKDIERILYFENYVVLDAGLTPFTQHELLTEEQFLDAQDEYGADSFTAKIGAEAIRDILLALDLEKIAADLRVEIAESTTELKPKKLAKRLKIVEQFIVSGNKPEWMIMTVIPVIPPELRPLVPLDGGRFATSDLNDLYRRVINRNNRLKRLIELRAPDIIIRNEKRMLQEAVDALFDNGRRGRTITGANKRPLKSLSDMLKGKQGRFRQNLLGKRVDYSGRSVITVGPNLKLHQCGLPKKMALELFKPFIYSRLEAKGFSSTVKQAKKLVEKEKPEVWDILDEVIREHPVLLNRAPTLHRLGIQAFEPILIEGKAIRLHPLVCSAFNADFDGDQMAVHVPLSLEAQLEARVLMMSTNNILHPANGQPIIVPSQDIVLGLYYLSLMNEGEPGQGMAFGSYAELEHALDNKIVTLHTKIKGRVVSFDENGKETTEIVETTPGRMLIGQILPKHPAVPFATANQLMTKKMISKMIDTVYRGCGQKETVIFCDRVMQLGFKNACDAGISFGKDDMVIPASKYTIVEAARKQVEEFEQQYNDGLITQGEKYNKVVDAWAKCGDKVAEEMMDAIRKVQIDKETGRQKPINSVYMMSHSGARGSPAQMKQLAGMRGLMARPDGSIIETPITANFKEGLNVLEYFNSTHGARKGLADTALKTANSGYLTRRLVDVAQDAIIVSTDCGTERGLTMEPIVDAGQIVASIGQRVLGRTAADDIFHPLSGDLIAAKGTLLEEKHVDVIEEARIQSIRIRSPLTCDMRQGTCAACYGRDLARGTPVNMGEAVGVIAAQSIGEPGTQLTMRTFHIGGTAQVVDSSFLESGAEGKIAIRNPNVVKVEGGKLVVMARNVSLAILDADGKERATHKVTYGSKLLVKEGDQVRRGQRLAEWDPYTRPVLAEVEGEVVFEDMVDGASVAENTDEATGFTKRVVIDWRGNQRGEGLKPALAIARGGVVQKVERGGDARYLLSVDAVIAVEPGEKVSPGDVLARIPLESAKTKDITGGLPRVAELFEARRPKDHAIIAEIDGTIRFGRDYKNKRRVIIEPTEEGADPVEYLIPKGKPFHLQEGDTIEKGEYILDGNPAPHDILAIKGVEELARYLVNEIQEVYRLQGVLINDKHIEVIVRQMLQKVEIVDPGDTGLLKDEQLDKLDFDELNDSLVADGKKPATANPVLLGITKASLQTRSFVSAASFQETTRVLTEAAVSGKADLLEGLKENVIVGRLIPAGTGAGISSAKLIASKRDDLILDERRRQASTVQIPAPAAE; encoded by the coding sequence ATGAATCATCATTCCCACGTCATGGACCCGTTCAACCCGGCCGTTCCGGTGCAGACCTTCGATCAGATGAAGATCTCCATCGCGTCGCCAGAGAAGATTCTGTCCTGGTCGTACGGCGAGATCAAAAAGCCGGAAACCATCAACTATCGTACGTTCAAGCCTGAACGTGATGGTCTGTTCTGCGCGCGCATCTTTGGCCCTGTGAAGGACTATGAGTGCTTGTGCGGCAAGTACAAGCGCATGAAGTTCAAGGGCGTCATCTGCGAAAAGTGCGGTGTGGAAGTCACCCTGAGCCGCGTTCGCCGCGAGCGCATGGGTCACATCGAACTCGCTGCGCCCGTTGCCCACATCTGGTTCCTGAAGTCCCTGCCGTCCCGTATCGCGCTGCTGCTCGATATGACGCTCAAGGACATCGAGCGCATCCTGTATTTCGAGAACTACGTCGTTCTGGACGCTGGCCTCACGCCCTTCACCCAGCATGAACTGCTGACCGAAGAGCAGTTCCTCGATGCCCAGGACGAGTATGGTGCCGACAGCTTCACCGCCAAGATCGGCGCCGAAGCCATCCGCGACATCCTGCTCGCCCTCGATCTCGAGAAGATCGCGGCCGACCTGCGCGTGGAAATTGCTGAGTCCACCACGGAACTTAAGCCCAAGAAGCTCGCCAAGCGCTTGAAGATCGTCGAGCAGTTCATCGTCTCGGGCAACAAGCCCGAATGGATGATCATGACCGTCATCCCGGTCATTCCGCCCGAGCTGCGCCCGCTGGTGCCGCTGGATGGTGGCCGCTTTGCCACGTCCGATCTTAACGACCTCTATCGTCGCGTGATCAACCGCAATAACCGGTTGAAGCGCCTGATCGAGCTGCGGGCGCCTGACATCATCATCCGCAACGAAAAGCGCATGCTGCAGGAAGCTGTTGACGCGCTGTTCGACAACGGCCGCCGTGGCCGCACCATCACCGGTGCCAACAAGCGTCCGCTGAAGTCGCTGTCCGATATGCTCAAGGGCAAGCAGGGCCGGTTCCGCCAGAACCTGCTCGGCAAGCGCGTCGACTATTCGGGCCGTTCGGTCATCACCGTGGGTCCGAACCTCAAGCTGCACCAGTGCGGCCTGCCCAAGAAGATGGCGCTCGAGCTGTTCAAGCCGTTCATCTACTCGCGCCTCGAAGCCAAGGGCTTCAGCTCGACGGTGAAGCAGGCCAAGAAGCTGGTCGAGAAGGAAAAGCCCGAGGTTTGGGATATCCTGGACGAAGTGATCCGCGAGCATCCGGTTCTGCTGAACCGCGCTCCGACGCTGCACCGTCTGGGCATCCAGGCGTTCGAGCCCATCCTGATCGAAGGCAAGGCCATCCGTCTGCACCCGCTCGTTTGCTCGGCCTTCAACGCCGACTTCGACGGTGACCAGATGGCCGTGCACGTCCCGCTGTCGCTCGAAGCGCAGCTGGAAGCACGCGTGCTGATGATGTCGACCAACAACATCCTTCACCCCGCCAACGGCCAGCCGATCATCGTGCCGTCCCAGGACATCGTCTTGGGCCTCTACTATCTGTCGCTCATGAACGAGGGTGAGCCAGGGCAGGGCATGGCATTCGGTTCCTATGCGGAACTGGAACACGCGCTCGACAACAAGATCGTCACGCTGCACACCAAGATCAAAGGCCGCGTCGTGTCGTTCGATGAGAACGGCAAGGAAACGACCGAGATCGTCGAGACGACTCCGGGCCGCATGCTCATCGGCCAGATTCTGCCCAAGCATCCGGCTGTGCCGTTTGCCACGGCGAACCAGCTGATGACCAAGAAGATGATCTCGAAGATGATCGACACGGTTTACCGTGGCTGCGGTCAGAAAGAGACCGTGATCTTCTGCGACCGCGTCATGCAGCTCGGCTTCAAGAATGCTTGCGACGCCGGTATCTCGTTCGGCAAGGACGACATGGTTATCCCGGCCTCCAAGTACACGATCGTGGAAGCCGCCCGTAAGCAGGTCGAAGAGTTCGAGCAGCAGTACAATGACGGCCTGATCACTCAGGGCGAAAAGTACAACAAGGTGGTCGACGCCTGGGCCAAGTGCGGTGACAAGGTCGCCGAAGAGATGATGGACGCGATCCGCAAGGTGCAGATCGACAAGGAGACCGGCCGTCAGAAGCCGATCAACTCCGTCTACATGATGAGCCACTCCGGTGCCCGTGGTTCACCGGCCCAGATGAAGCAGCTTGCCGGTATGCGTGGTCTTATGGCCCGTCCGGACGGCTCGATCATCGAGACCCCGATCACGGCCAACTTCAAGGAAGGCCTCAACGTTCTCGAGTACTTCAACTCCACCCACGGTGCCCGTAAGGGTCTGGCGGATACGGCGCTGAAGACTGCGAACTCCGGGTACCTGACTCGTCGTCTCGTTGACGTGGCGCAGGACGCGATCATCGTGTCGACCGATTGCGGCACCGAACGCGGCCTCACCATGGAGCCGATCGTCGACGCCGGACAGATCGTGGCCTCCATTGGCCAGCGCGTTCTGGGCCGTACCGCTGCGGATGATATCTTCCATCCGTTGTCGGGCGACCTGATCGCTGCCAAGGGCACGCTGCTGGAAGAAAAGCACGTCGATGTCATCGAGGAAGCCCGGATCCAGTCGATCCGCATCCGCTCCCCGCTGACTTGCGACATGCGCCAGGGCACCTGCGCGGCCTGCTATGGCCGTGACCTTGCTCGCGGTACCCCCGTGAACATGGGTGAAGCTGTGGGCGTTATCGCCGCGCAGTCGATCGGTGAACCCGGTACCCAGCTCACCATGCGTACGTTCCACATTGGTGGTACGGCACAGGTGGTTGACTCCTCGTTCCTCGAGTCCGGCGCGGAAGGCAAGATCGCCATCCGCAACCCGAACGTCGTCAAGGTCGAGGGCGGCAAGCTGGTCGTCATGGCCCGTAACGTCTCGCTCGCCATTCTTGATGCCGACGGCAAGGAACGCGCCACCCACAAGGTGACCTATGGTTCCAAGCTGCTGGTCAAGGAAGGCGATCAGGTCCGCCGCGGTCAGCGTCTGGCCGAATGGGACCCCTACACTCGTCCGGTTCTGGCCGAAGTCGAGGGCGAGGTCGTGTTCGAGGATATGGTCGATGGTGCTTCCGTTGCGGAAAACACCGACGAAGCGACGGGCTTCACCAAGCGCGTGGTCATCGACTGGCGCGGCAACCAGCGTGGCGAGGGCCTCAAGCCTGCTCTGGCCATCGCTCGTGGCGGCGTCGTGCAGAAGGTGGAACGCGGTGGCGACGCTCGCTACCTGCTCTCCGTCGACGCGGTTATCGCGGTCGAGCCGGGCGAGAAGGTTTCGCCGGGCGACGTGCTCGCACGTATCCCGCTCGAAAGCGCCAAGACCAAGGACATCACCGGCGGTCTGCCGCGCGTGGCGGAATTGTTCGAAGCTCGTCGTCCGAAGGATCACGCCATCATCGCCGAGATCGATGGCACGATCCGCTTCGGTCGCGACTACAAGAACAAGCGTCGCGTCATCATCGAGCCGACCGAAGAGGGTGCCGATCCGGTCGAGTACCTGATCCCGAAGGGCAAGCCGTTCCATCTCCAGGAAGGCGACACCATTGAGAAGGGTGAATACATCCTCGACGGCAACCCGGCGCCGCATGACATCCTGGCCATCAAGGGCGTGGAAGAGCTTGCTCGTTACCTCGTCAATGAAATCCAGGAGGTCTATCGTCTGCAGGGCGTGCTGATCAACGACAAGCACATTGAGGTGATCGTTCGCCAGATGCTGCAGAAGGTCGAGATCGTGGATCCAGGTGATACCGGCCTGCTCAAGGACGAGCAGCTCGACAAGCTGGACTTCGACGAGCTCAACGACTCGCTTGTTGCCGACGGCAAGAAGCCAGCGACCGCCAATCCGGTGCTGCTCGGCATCACCAAGGCATCGCTGCAGACCCGCTCGTTCGTGTCGGCCGCTTCTTTCCAGGAAACCACCCGCGTCCTCACGGAAGCGGCGGTGTCTGGCAAGGCCGACCTGCTCGAAGGCCTCAAGGAAAACGTCATCGTCGGCCGCCTCATCCCGGCCGGTACTGGTGCCGGTATCTCGTCGGCCAAACTGATCGCGTCCAAGCGCGACGACCTGATCCTGGACGAACGTCGCCGCCAGGCGTCGACCGTCCAGATCCCGGCGCCTGCCGCCGAGTAG
- a CDS encoding TetR/AcrR family transcriptional regulator — translation MKDARTTIVTQALKLFLEHGYDGMSLSELTRDTGLSKGAIYHHFKDKDDLFTAAIEQFFLQFLPVQADQQPPTDFEGTVKSLVDGYAAMLAAVDEVTPDRLAYFRFILAIAPKIQPQLRERMNAVRNHLIATLSAEATAGRLKSDRPATMLADQILGLIEGASLLAAIAGCSDPAESMRETVMDFVATLLR, via the coding sequence ATGAAAGACGCCCGGACCACCATTGTCACGCAGGCTCTCAAGCTCTTCCTGGAGCACGGCTATGACGGGATGAGCCTGAGTGAATTGACCAGGGATACCGGCCTCTCCAAGGGTGCGATCTACCATCACTTCAAGGACAAGGACGACCTGTTCACGGCAGCAATAGAGCAGTTCTTCCTGCAATTCCTACCGGTGCAGGCCGATCAGCAGCCGCCGACGGATTTCGAGGGCACGGTCAAGTCCCTGGTCGACGGCTATGCCGCCATGCTCGCGGCAGTGGACGAGGTAACGCCAGATCGCCTTGCCTACTTCAGGTTCATCCTGGCGATAGCGCCCAAAATCCAGCCGCAACTGCGGGAGCGCATGAATGCGGTTCGCAACCACCTCATTGCGACGCTTTCGGCCGAGGCCACCGCCGGGCGGCTGAAGTCAGATCGGCCCGCCACCATGCTGGCAGACCAGATACTGGGCTTGATAGAGGGCGCCAGCCTCTTGGCCGCGATCGCCGGCTGCTCCGACCCAGCCGAGTCCATGCGGGAGACGGTCATGGATTTTGTGGCCACGCTCTTGCGCTGA
- the rpsG gene encoding 30S ribosomal protein S7, producing the protein MSRRHRAEKRDVIPDAKYGDLVLTKFMNSLMKDGKKSAAESIVYGAFDIVEAKVKQDPVTVFHTALDNIRPAVEVRSRRVGGATYQVPVEVRADRQQALAIRWLIESARKRGENTMRERLSGELMDALNGRGQAVKKREDTHRMADANRAFSHYRW; encoded by the coding sequence ATGTCCCGTCGTCACCGCGCAGAAAAACGCGACGTTATTCCCGACGCCAAGTATGGCGATCTCGTCCTGACCAAGTTCATGAACTCGCTCATGAAGGACGGCAAGAAGTCGGCCGCCGAAAGCATCGTCTACGGTGCGTTCGACATCGTCGAAGCCAAGGTCAAGCAGGACCCGGTCACCGTGTTCCACACCGCGCTCGACAACATCCGCCCTGCGGTTGAAGTCCGTTCGCGCCGTGTTGGTGGTGCTACCTATCAGGTTCCGGTTGAAGTTCGTGCTGACCGTCAGCAGGCCCTGGCCATTCGCTGGCTCATCGAATCTGCCCGCAAGCGTGGTGAGAACACCATGCGCGAGCGTCTTTCGGGTGAGCTGATGGATGCCCTCAATGGCCGTGGTCAGGCCGTCAAGAAGCGCGAAGATACGCACCGTATGGCTGACGCCAACCGTGCCTTCTCGCACTACCGCTGGTAG
- a CDS encoding YdeI/OmpD-associated family protein produces MKFSTTILQMGNNTGIEVPVEVVEGLAGGKKPAVVVTIGTYSYRSSIAVMGGQFLIPLSAERRLESGIRGGDAVEIDLTLDTEPREVVVPDDLAAALSGDAPARAFFESLSYSNKLRHVLSVNDAKTPETRRRRIEKVVEAMRAGKK; encoded by the coding sequence ATGAAGTTCAGCACCACTATCCTGCAGATGGGCAACAATACGGGCATCGAGGTGCCGGTCGAGGTGGTCGAGGGCCTGGCCGGCGGCAAGAAACCGGCCGTGGTCGTGACCATTGGCACCTATAGCTATCGGTCGTCGATCGCCGTGATGGGCGGGCAGTTCCTGATCCCGCTTAGCGCCGAGCGCCGCCTGGAATCCGGCATCCGGGGTGGCGACGCCGTCGAGATTGATCTGACGCTTGATACCGAGCCGCGCGAGGTGGTCGTCCCGGACGACCTCGCCGCCGCGCTATCCGGCGACGCTCCCGCCAGGGCATTCTTTGAGTCCCTGTCCTACAGCAACAAATTGCGGCACGTGCTGTCGGTCAATGATGCAAAGACGCCCGAGACCCGCCGGCGGAGGATCGAAAAGGTCGTCGAGGCCATGCGCGCGGGCAAGAAATAG
- a CDS encoding GNAT family N-acetyltransferase: MTVTLGKIARTHRESALALMVSAFLDDPLFLAMFGQDEHKARAFLEFMFDMNTLLDGEMLGAFDRSVLVGCALMDRPQQPPSLRYATRLTMALLRFVPLALTLGAGKVATLNKYMVETRKGPACGRYAYLAMVGIDPGRQGRGIGRRLVEAAVAQAAAWNADGLALDTENPANIRLYEKLGFISGRTLDLGAFTSFCMYRVIEP; the protein is encoded by the coding sequence GTGACCGTCACCCTCGGCAAAATCGCCCGGACGCATCGCGAAAGCGCGCTTGCGCTTATGGTATCGGCCTTCCTGGACGACCCATTGTTCCTTGCGATGTTCGGGCAGGACGAACACAAGGCCAGGGCGTTCCTCGAGTTCATGTTCGACATGAACACGCTATTGGACGGCGAGATGTTAGGCGCGTTTGACCGCAGCGTCCTGGTTGGCTGCGCATTGATGGACCGCCCCCAACAACCGCCCTCGCTTCGTTACGCGACAAGATTGACCATGGCTCTGCTCCGCTTCGTGCCGCTCGCGCTGACGCTCGGAGCGGGAAAGGTCGCCACGCTCAACAAGTACATGGTCGAAACGCGAAAGGGGCCGGCATGTGGCCGGTACGCCTACCTCGCCATGGTTGGCATCGATCCGGGCCGGCAGGGTCGCGGCATCGGTCGACGGCTTGTTGAAGCAGCCGTCGCCCAGGCTGCCGCCTGGAATGCCGACGGCCTTGCGCTCGACACCGAGAACCCGGCAAATATCCGCCTCTATGAAAAGCTGGGCTTCATTTCGGGTCGGACACTCGATCTGGGTGCGTTCACCAGCTTCTGCATGTACCGAGTGATTGAGCCATGA
- the rpsL gene encoding 30S ribosomal protein S12, which translates to MPTINQLIRKPRASKPKRNKVPAMEANPQKRGVCSRVYTTTPKKPNSALRKVAKVRLTNQREVISYIPGEGHNLQEHSVVLIRGGRVRDLPGVRYHVLRGVLDTQSVKDRKQRRSKYGAKRPK; encoded by the coding sequence ATGCCCACCATTAATCAGCTGATCCGCAAACCACGCGCCAGCAAGCCAAAGCGGAACAAGGTTCCGGCCATGGAAGCAAATCCGCAGAAGCGCGGCGTTTGCTCTCGCGTTTATACGACGACCCCGAAGAAGCCGAACTCGGCTCTGCGTAAGGTTGCCAAGGTTCGCCTGACCAATCAGCGCGAAGTGATCTCGTATATCCCGGGTGAAGGCCACAACCTGCAGGAGCACTCCGTGGTCCTGATCCGTGGCGGCCGCGTTCGCGACCTTCCCGGCGTTCGTTACCACGTGCTCCGCGGCGTTCTCGACACGCAGAGTGTCAAGGACCGTAAGCAGCGCCGTTCGAAGTACGGCGCGAAGCGTCCGAAGTAA
- a CDS encoding esterase-like activity of phytase family protein, with protein sequence MTTKTLAATALAASIAIGCPVAAQDAAPALELIGEIVLPTGLKINGLEFGGISGLSPDPADGSYLAISDDRSERGPARYYRLRFAIDADGFRGVDIVGSTILRGLDGNAFAVKGIDPEAIQYSPTKRSFFWSSESDASGRPGIFEAMLDGTMLRSLAVPDYFLTSADGTGGTHANLGFEGLSLSSDGATVYAVSENALAQDGPKATLEAGSPSRILTFDAMTGKAGAEYVYETGPIFAKATQEPNYNDNGVSDLLALDDGSLLVVERSFGSGIGNEINLYKVEIGAATDVSGVVSLAGQTFTPVSKTPFARLGEGDFGLDIDNVEAVAIGPEIDGAKTLIIASDNNFNPDGQFTQFVAFRLVE encoded by the coding sequence ATGACGACCAAAACACTGGCGGCGACCGCACTCGCCGCATCTATCGCGATTGGCTGCCCGGTTGCAGCGCAGGATGCCGCCCCCGCACTTGAACTGATCGGCGAGATCGTTCTGCCGACCGGCCTCAAGATCAACGGCCTAGAGTTCGGTGGCATTTCCGGCCTCAGCCCCGATCCTGCCGATGGCAGCTATCTGGCGATTTCAGACGATCGTTCCGAGCGCGGTCCGGCGCGGTACTACCGCCTCAGGTTTGCCATCGACGCCGACGGCTTCCGCGGTGTCGATATCGTGGGCAGCACTATCCTTCGCGGGCTGGACGGCAATGCGTTTGCCGTCAAGGGCATCGACCCCGAAGCGATCCAGTATTCGCCAACCAAGCGCAGCTTCTTCTGGTCGAGCGAAAGCGATGCCTCGGGCCGCCCCGGCATTTTCGAAGCCATGCTCGATGGCACCATGCTGCGCAGCCTTGCCGTGCCCGATTACTTCCTCACCAGTGCCGACGGCACCGGCGGCACGCATGCCAATCTCGGCTTCGAAGGGCTGAGCCTTTCCAGCGATGGCGCTACGGTCTATGCCGTCAGCGAGAATGCCCTGGCGCAGGACGGCCCCAAGGCCACGTTGGAAGCGGGCAGCCCGTCGCGAATCCTGACGTTCGACGCGATGACCGGCAAGGCCGGCGCTGAGTATGTCTACGAGACGGGCCCGATCTTCGCCAAGGCGACGCAGGAGCCCAACTACAACGATAACGGCGTCTCCGACCTGTTGGCACTGGACGACGGGTCACTACTGGTGGTCGAGCGGTCGTTCGGCTCTGGCATTGGCAACGAGATCAATCTCTACAAGGTCGAGATCGGCGCTGCGACGGATGTGAGCGGGGTGGTCAGCCTCGCCGGCCAGACCTTCACGCCTGTCAGCAAGACGCCGTTCGCCAGGCTGGGGGAGGGCGACTTCGGCCTCGACATCGATAATGTGGAAGCGGTGGCGATCGGCCCCGAGATCGACGGCGCCAAGACGCTCATCATTGCATCGGATAACAACTTCAACCCGGATGGGCAGTTCACCCAGTTCGTGGCGTTCCGGCTCGTCGAATAG